The Candidatus Dependentiae bacterium genome includes a window with the following:
- a CDS encoding ABC transporter ATP-binding protein — protein sequence MQKLLKIINIKKKYESHQVLNGINLDIYKGEIVSLLGVNGAGKTTLSSIIATLHPASGGDIEYNGESIYKNIPDFRFKLGYCPQKPNLHPMLTLKENLELAGQCYGMDKEAIEARIKELAHQFGLDNYLNEKASILSGGYKQRFMIARSLIHKPEFIILDEPTVGLDPHIRRNLWEVIKNLKKDGITVLLTTHYLDEAEKLSDRVCILDKGNIKLIDTPDKLMADFQQKNLEDVFIQLLKTNDDQN from the coding sequence ATGCAGAAACTATTAAAAATAATAAATATCAAAAAAAAGTATGAATCTCATCAGGTTTTGAATGGCATTAATTTAGACATTTATAAAGGCGAAATTGTAAGTCTTTTGGGTGTTAACGGTGCAGGTAAAACAACGCTATCTTCTATCATTGCAACGCTCCATCCTGCAAGCGGAGGGGATATTGAATATAACGGTGAATCAATTTACAAAAACATTCCCGATTTTAGATTCAAATTAGGCTATTGCCCACAAAAACCAAATCTTCATCCGATGCTGACGCTCAAAGAAAATCTTGAACTTGCAGGCCAATGTTATGGGATGGATAAAGAAGCGATCGAAGCCCGGATTAAAGAGCTTGCGCATCAGTTTGGCCTAGACAACTATTTGAATGAAAAGGCCTCAATATTATCTGGCGGTTATAAACAGCGATTTATGATCGCGCGCAGCCTTATTCATAAACCAGAATTTATTATTCTCGATGAGCCAACGGTTGGGCTTGATCCCCATATCCGCCGCAATTTATGGGAAGTTATTAAAAATCTCAAGAAAGATGGTATCACGGTCTTGCTCACAACGCATTATCTTGATGAAGCAGAAAAACTCTCAGATCGCGTCTGCATTCTTGATAAAGGCAATATTAAGCTCATTGATACACCAGATAAATTAATGGCCGATTTCCAGCAAAAAAATCTCGAGGATGTTTTTATTCAATTACTCAAAACAAACGACGATCAAAACTAA